The Streptomyces sp. DG1A-41 genomic sequence GTGGCACGGGCGCCGAGACCGGCTCGTCCACCGGCAACGACCCCACCACCGGCAGCGGTGGCGGCGGCTCCAGCTACGTCGAGCCGGCCCGGGTGGACGACGCCCGTCTCGTCGTCGGCACCGGCCGCAAGGCTCCGGAGAAGACCGACCCGTTCTGGGCCCCCTCCGACAACCCGATCGACTCCGGTGTGGCCGAGGGCGGCGTCAACGCCCCCGGCGGCCCCGGCCGGATCGTCCTCCAGTGGCAGTCCACCACGGTCGACCGGCTGACCCAGGTCTCCGGCACCGGCCAGACGACCCAGCCGGGCCACGACGTCGGCCCGCTGGCCGTGGTGGCCCGGGACAAGGACGGCAAGCCGGTCGCCGACACCTCGGTGACCTTCACGATCGAGGACCCGGACGGTCTCAAGCCGCTGTTCTACCTCACGGGCGGCCCGGACGACGACGAGACCGTCGTGGCGACCGACGCCCAGGGCCGTGCGCAGTCCGCGTGGATCGGGCTGGGCAGCGAGAAGGAGGGCGAGTTCACCGTCCGGGCGAAGACCCAGGGCGCGTCGACGGTCTTCACCGTGCGGGTCGAGGAGTCGCCGTACGCCGTGAGCGTCGCCGGCGGTGACGAGCAGAGGGCCGAGCAGCAGCAGGACTTCGCCGAGGCGCTGCGCGCCATGGTGGTCAAGTCCGGCAAGGCGGCGCCGGCCGGCACGGAGGTCGAGTTCCGGGTCGAGGACGGCAGCGAGGACGCGCCCCGCTTCGAGGGCGAGGACCAGGCCGTCCGCGTCAAGACCGACGCCTCGGGCAAGGCCGCGGCTCCGGCCCTGACCGCCGGTGAGGGCACGGGCACGTACACCGTCGCCGCGTCGGTCGGTGACGCCATGGCCCAGTTCGCGGTCGAGGTCGTTCCCGGCGACGGCTCGGACGAGCCCGGCCCCGGCGACGGGTCCGGCTCGCCGTCCCCGAGCCCCTCGGCGGACCCGACCGGCTCGGCCGACCCGAGCCCGTCGCCCAGCACGAGCACCTCGGGCACGACCGGCGGCACCGGCTCCTCGACCACGGGCGGCACGTCGACGAACCTCGACAACGGCAGCCTCGCCTCGACCGGCGCCGGCGGCATCGGCCTCCTCCTCGGCGCAGCCGCGGCCCTGGCCACGGCGGGCTTCGTGGCGTTCCGCCTCGCCCCGCGCCTGAAGCTCCGCTCGCGCGACGGTGCCTGACAACGCGTCACCACGACTGCCCGCACCCGATCGCCGGGTGCGGGCAGTCGCGTTTCAACCGCGGACTTGAGGGTTTGCCGTACGTCGGTCCCCGACTGCCGCGGGGGACCGGTCACGACGGCCGGGAGAAGTCTCCGGGATTCCTTCAACGAAACGATTGAAGTCATGGATACCCGAGTCATCGAAGCCGCCCCCAGGACACGACGATGGTGGACGCTGTCGGCCGTGAGCGCGGCCCAGCTCCTCGTGGTCCTGGACGGGACCATCGTCAACATCGCACTGCCCTCCGCGCAGAGCGCGCTCGGCATGTCCGACGGCAGCCGGCAGTGGGTGGTCACCGCCTATGCGCTCGCCTTCGGCGGGCTGCTGCTGATCGGCGGCAGAGTCAGCAGCGCCCTCGGTCACCGGCGCACGTTCGTCATCGGCCTGGCCGGCTTCGCCGTCGCCTCCGCGCTCGGCGGGGCCGCCGGGAACCCGGAGACACTCTTCGCGGCCCGGGCCTTACAAGGCGTCTTCGCCGCCGTGCTCGCACCCGCGGGGCTTTCGCTGCTGACCACGACGTTCACCGAGCCACGCGAACGCGGCAGGGCGTTCGGCGTGTTCGCCGCCGTCGGTGCCGCCGGATCGGCCGTCGGACTGATCGCGGGCGGGCTGCTGACCGAGTACGCGGGCTGGCGGTGGTGCCTGTACGTCAACGTCCCGGTCGCGCTGCTCGCCGTGCTCGGCACGGCATTCGTGCCGGCGGACCGCCCGCTGCGCGGCGAGGGACGGCTCGACGTCGCGGGCGCGCTGCTCAGCGCCGCGGGCTTCGCCACTGTGGTGTACGCCTTCAACGAAGCCGAACCGTACGGCTGGGATTCGGCGAAGGTGCTCACGCTGCTCGCCGCCGGTGTCCTCCTGCTGGCCGCGTTCGCCGTGGTCGAGTTCCGAGCCCCTCACCCGCTGCTGCCGATGCGGGTGCTGCTGCACCGTGCCCGCGCGGGGGCGCTGCTGGCGATCACCCTGATGTTCGTCGCGATGTTCGGCTTCTACCTCTTCATGAGCTACTACACCCAGACCGTCCTCGGCTATTCGCCGGTCCGGGCGGGCCTGGTCCTGATCATCAACGCCCTGGCCGGCCTGCTCGGCTCCACCCTCATCGCCGGGAAGCTGCACGGACGCGTCGCGCCCGCGGCGCTGATCGTGCCGGGTCTGGTCGCCGCGGCCGCCGGAGTGCTCATCCTGACCGGCCTGACAGCGCGGAGTACGGACGTCCTGCCGCTGTACCTGG encodes the following:
- a CDS encoding MFS transporter, producing the protein MDTRVIEAAPRTRRWWTLSAVSAAQLLVVLDGTIVNIALPSAQSALGMSDGSRQWVVTAYALAFGGLLLIGGRVSSALGHRRTFVIGLAGFAVASALGGAAGNPETLFAARALQGVFAAVLAPAGLSLLTTTFTEPRERGRAFGVFAAVGAAGSAVGLIAGGLLTEYAGWRWCLYVNVPVALLAVLGTAFVPADRPLRGEGRLDVAGALLSAAGFATVVYAFNEAEPYGWDSAKVLTLLAAGVLLLAAFAVVEFRAPHPLLPMRVLLHRARAGALLAITLMFVAMFGFYLFMSYYTQTVLGYSPVRAGLVLIINALAGLLGSTLIAGKLHGRVAPAALIVPGLVAAAAGVLILTGLTARSTDVLPLYLAPALVLTGLGLGCVLPPTAGLATADVPLRDIGAASAAYNASQQLGAALGTALLNTVAASATASYVASAGRTTPAEASVHGYTTALTVAFGILLGAACVAGPLTATRAARGDRR